The following nucleotide sequence is from Pseudobutyrivibrio ruminis HUN009.
AAGAATAAGAAGTTTGTCAGCCCACTGCGCAGGAGCAAAAATACTCTTTTGGTAAGCTGAAACCATCTGGTAGATACCCTCATCAAAATATGAAAAAGGTGTCTCTTTGACAGTGTGAGGAATATTGATAAGTGTGCTTTCCTTCATAGGCTGACTTATCATTTCCTCTTCAAATTTTTCATTAAATCTCCACTTTCTGTCTAAATATACTCTTTGTGCCATTTATCATTTTCCCTTTACAATTATACCGTCTACCATTACATCCACAACTTCCGCCAAAGCTGTAGGATAATCTTTAGAACTTCCCTGAAGGAAATCTCCCATTAAAAGCTGTTCAACACAAGCTTCATACATAAGCTTGAAGATATTTAGGTCAATCTCTCTGATTTCGCCTTCAGCTATACCGCCCTTTAAAAGATCGAGTGTCTTGTCCCAGCCGCTATCCAATCTCTCCTGCATAATCTCGTATGCCTTAGGATACTTTGTAGCCAACTGATGCATCGCTGTATATTCAAAGCCATAGTAAGACTCAGGTAAAACAGACAAAATACTACGAATCTTCTCTATTCTAGTAAGACTATTATCGTAATAAATCTTATCCTCTGATTCTTTAATAAGGTCAAATGCAAAATTCATCATCTCACACATAAGCTCGTTCTTATCTGTAAAGATGGTATAAATGGTTTTCTTGCTCATTTTCATCTCAGAAGCAATATCATCCATTGTAAATTTCGGACCTTTTTCTCTGAAAACCTTTAAGGCTCCTTCTAATATGCGCTCGTTCATACTAAACTCCCAAAAACTATAATTTATATATTCAGTTTCCTATAGCTAAATTATACTAAAGTCTGGAAACTATCTCAATACAATTCCGTTTATACAATTTTCACAATATCTTCAAATTATTTTTGTTGACAAATGACAAATATGGGTTTAATATATCAGCTGTAACAAAGATAAAGAGAGATTTTAGGAGGTAATTAGAATGTTCGAAGAAGTATCATTCCAAATGTACAGCGTGTATGCTGATTACGAAAAGTATTGTGCAAGAAAGAAAAAGGAAGGCGTTGAACCAGTTTCATTTTTCAAGTACGCCTTTGGACAGTTCGACTAAGAACTGTTTTCACTACAAAAATAACAGGGACTCCCAATCGGGAGTCCCTTTCTTATTGTCTCCCCAATTCCCATGCCCCTCTCACATCTTCCGGCATTTTGCACCCCGCCACCAAAAAACTACGCCAGCCCCGGCCCCTAAGAAGGTACCTGCCACCGAAATCCCTGCACGATTTTGCGAAGATTATAGATTTTCTTAGTGGGCAAAGGGAGCTTTTAGCAGGTGTCCTTTCATTGGTTTTGCAATGCGAAGCCAATGTATGTAGAGGACAGACACCTTTAGGCTTATTATTATCTCCACACAAATTTAGGATAATTGCGCTCATACTCCGTTTGCCAAGAAAATTTAGAAAGGGGATTTTGGATGTTTATGCGCCGCCCTTTAACTCAGTCCATTTCGTTGTCGGGCTCTCGGCGCCGTCCATGGCGCCTCGCGCATAATCATCTCAAAATACCCCTTTCTAATTTTCTAGGCTCACTACAAATGTCGCCGCAATTATTCCTAAGTTTGTTGTGGAGATAAATTCTAAAAATAGAGAGTGTCTGCCTAGCTACATACATAGGCGTTAGCAGTGCAAAGAATTGAAAGAACACCTGCATATAAAGAAAGCGACACTGCCCACTTAGAAAATCATAATCTGAATGCAATGTGCAGGGATTTGGTGGCAGGGACTGCCTTAGGGGCTGGGGCTGACAGTAAATATAATATAGCGGGGTGCAAAAATGCCCCTGGAGTTACCAGAGGCATGGGAATTTGAGTTTATTTTGACTGGAAGTACTTGTCGATGGCAGCTGCGGCTGTTTTGCCGGCTCCCATGGCAAGGATTACGGTTGCGGCACCAGTTACGGCATCACCACCAGCGTAAACGCCAGTCTTTGTGGTTGCGCCATCTTCTGTTGCGATTAAGCAGCCTTTCTTGTTTGTCTCAAGTCCAGCTGTTGTGCTAGAGATAAGTGGGTTTGGTGAAGTACCAAGTGACATGATAACTGTATCGCACTCGATTTCGTACTCGCTGCCAGGGATTTCTACTGGTCTACGACGACCTGAAGCGTCTGGCTCACCAAGTTCCATCTTGATAATCTTGCATCCACGAACTGCGCCTTCCTCGTTAACAAGGATTTCTACAGGATTCTGAAGAAGATCAAAGATTACGCCTTCTTCCTTTGCGTGATGTACTTCTTCTGCTCTTGCTGGAAGCTCTGCTTCGCTACGACGGTATACAACGTGTACCTCAGCTCCAAGACGAAGTGCTGTACGAGCTGCATCCATAGCTACGTTACCACCACCAACAACAACTACTTTCTTACCACGGGCGATTGGTGTGTCGTATCCTTCCTTGAATGCCTTCATAAGATTGTTTCTTGTAAGGAATTCGTTAGCAGAGAATACTCCGTTTGCCTGTTCGCCAGGAATATGCATAAACATTGGAAGACCTGCGCCTGAGCCGATAAATACAGCTTCAAAGCCTTCCTTTTCAATAAGCTCATCAATTGTAATAGAACGACCAATGATAACGTTCTTTTCGAATTTAACGCCGAGAGCCTTTACGTTCTCAACCTCAGCCTTGACAACCTTGTCCTTTGGAAGACGGAACTCAGGAATACCGTATACTAATACACCACCCATTTCGTGAAGTGCTTCAAATACAGTAACATCGTATCCAGCCTTTGCAAGATCACCAGCAGCTGTAAGACCTGAAGGGCCTGAACCAATAACTGCAACCTTGTGACCATTTGGAGTAGATGTGTTCTTTGGCTTGATGCCGTTTTCTCTAGCCCAGTCAGCAACAAAACGCTCAAGCTTACCGATTGCAACGGCTTCACCCTTGATTCCGCGAACACACTGACCTTCGCACTGTGATTCCTGAGGACATACACGACCGCAAACTGCAGGAAGTGCTGAAGACTCAGAAATGATTTCGTATGCTCTCTCAAAGTTACGATTCTTAACCTGCTCGATAAATGCAGGAATATTGATAGATACAGGACATCCGCCTACGCATTTAGGATTCTTGCAGTTTAAGCAACGGCTTGCTTCTGCAACGGCCTCTTCCTCTGTATATCCAAGACATACCTCATCAAAGTTTGTAGCACGAACCTTTGGATCCTGCTCAGAAATAGGTACTCTAACCATCATATCTGCCATTATTTGTCACCTCCGCAATTTCCACATCCACCGTGATGAGTGTCACCTTCCTGAAGTTTAAGAAGAGCTCTTCCTTCTTCAGTCTTGTACTGCTTAGCACGAGCCATAGCCTGATCAAAGTCAACTAAGTGACCATCAAACTCAGGACCGTCTACACAAGCGAATTTAACTTCATCACCAACTACAAGTCGACAAGCACCACACATACCTGTACCATCAACCATGATTGGGTTCATAGATACAACTGTAGGGATGCCAAGCTCTTTTGTAAGGAGGCAAACAAATTTCATCATAATCATAGGACCGATTGCAACGCAGTGGTCGAAGCTCTTTCCTTCATCGATAAGAGCCTGAAGCTGCTGACAGCCATTGCCGTGGAATCCATAGCTTCCATCATCTGTAGCAAGATAAAGCTCTGTAGCTACTGCTCTCATCTCATCCTCATAGAAAAGGATATCCTTTGTACGAGCACCGATAATAACTGTTGAATCAACACCGTGCTCCTTGAGCCATTTAACCTGTGGATAAACTGGTGCAGTTCCAACACCACCTGCGATGAATACGATTTTCTTTTTCTTTGTCTCTTCAAGGTTTGCCTCGATGCAAAGCTCTGAAGGCTGACCTAAAGGACCAACGAAATCATCAAATGCATCTCCTTCGTTAAGTAAAGCCATACGCTCAGTTGAAGCACCAACTGTCTGGAATACAATAGTAACTGTGCCTTCGTTTCTATCGTAATCACATATAGTAAGAGGAATTCTTTCTCCTTCTTCATCAATTTTTACAATGATAAACTGACCTGGTAGACATCCTGATGCAACTCTAGGGGCTTTTACTACCATAAGGTAAATCTTATCTGAAAGCATTTCCTTCTTTAAGATTTGATACATAAAATAGACTCCTTCCCTTTTCACATTTCTATATAATGTATATCATTTCTTTAGCTTTGTAAAGTGCTAAAGCAAATTTGTGCTTATAAAAGTTTAAATATTTAAAATTATTATTAAGCAAAAGATTACCCCACACATCATAGATAATTGCCTTTATTATGAATGTTGTGTGGGGTTACATTTGATGTAACTTTATTTAACTAAAATAAACCAATTCATCTTCTGGCTTTTCTGTAGGCTCTACCGATACTGGATAGAGAACAGGGCCTTTTCCTTTGTATTCTTTTGCGAATTCTACTTTGATTGTAGCCGTAATATCAATCCAGCTTCTGTGACCTAAAGTAGATGCCTTATCCCACTTACACTTCATGCCAAGGAACTGAATATCCTCAACACAGCATGTCATTGCAAATCTTCCTGGAATAAATACATCTCTTCTAAGCTTTCCATCATTTGGATTGTAGACTAAACCAGTGAAGTGGACTGTCTTGCCATCGTATTTCTTTGGCGAATCCATACAATCCATAAACCACAAAGCATAATCTGCATCAGAAATCTCGATTACATCTGCATTTAAATCAAATGGCAGCTCCTCTGGTGTATCATCAATTGATCCATCTGCACGCTCATAAACGATTTGTGCTGGTCTGTTCATTGATTTAATCTGACCACGGAACTTTGATTTTGGTGTGGCATCAGTACATCTGTTGAAGATAACTACCTCTGCCTTAAAGAGCTGCTCCATCATCATGGTACGCATGTTATTAAGGTAGTTTTCAAATGTAGTAGCATCAACTGTAGCCAGTGACTGCGCTGGTACCCATCCTTCTGGTAGTGGCTCATCATAAATGTGATCCACGCCCCATGTACCGTTGTACTCAAGGAAAACTACATCTGGATCATATTCCTTTGAAATCTTTGTAAGATTTTCAAGATTGAACTCATCCTCTGATTCGATTGTAGCAACCTTTGCATTGATTGTCTTAAGCTTTTCGATGTCATATTCAACATCTCCATCCTCACAAGACAAAATGAGGATTTTATCGTCTCCACCTTGAGTGAAGTCATTTTCAAACAATGTCTCCTGGATAAGGGTAGTTTTTCCACTATCCATAAATCCAGTAAAGACATAAACTGGTATATCTTTTGCCATATTAACCTCTATTAATTAAATCTAACGAACTACTGATTAAAGACCGAAAAGCTCCTCAACCTTGTGCTCATCAATATCTGCACCGATAACAACAAGACGTCCTGTGTAGTCTGGATCGCCAGCTCTAAGCTCGTATTCACCGTCAACGAAGTCGAAGTAAATCCAACCGCCGTTAACATCCTCAACCATACCCTTTGAACGGATGATTGTACCGTAGTCTGTTGTGTCAGCAAATGCCTTCATAGCCTTTTCGATTGTAGACTTTTCGAACTTGTGAGGAGTCTCAATTCCCCATGTATTGAATACTTCATCAGCATGGTGATGATGTTCATGATCGTGGCAACCGCATGTGCAGTTCTCATCATGCTCATGATGATGGTGATGCTCATGCTCTTCGTGATCATGGTCATGATCGTGATGATGCTCGTGCTCCTCGTGGTCATGGTCGTGGTCGTGATGATGCTCATGCTCTTCATGATCATGGTCGTGGTCGTGATCGTGATGATGCTCGTGCTCATGCTCTTCCTCTTCATGCTCGTGAGCTTCCTCTGCAAGATGCTTCATCTCTGAAGCAAGGTTGTCCTGTCCTTCCATAACTGAAAGAAGCTTTTCTCCTGAGATTTCATCCCATGGAGTTGTAATAATAGCAGCCTTTGGATTAAGCTTCTGAATCTGCTTTACACAGAACTCAAGCTGATCTTCTGTAGCTGTCTGTGAACGTGAAAGTACAACTGTTGTGGCGAACTCGATCTGGTTGTTGAAGAACTCACCAAAAGCCTTCATCTGCTTTGAAGCCTTGAGTGCATTAACAACTGTAACAAGACCTGTAAGCTTAACATCTGCTGTATCCTCAAGCTTGATAACAGATGTCATAACATCTGAAAGCTTACCTACGCCTGATGGCTCGATAAGGATTCTGTCTGGAGAGAACTTCTCAAGAACCTCGTGTAAGTTCTTATCAAAGTCACCAACCAGTGAACAGCAAATACATCCAGAGTTCATCTCTGAAATAGTGATACCAGCATCCTTAAGGAAGCCGCCATCGATACCTACCTCACCAAACTCATTTTCAATAAGAACTACTTTCTCACCCTTGTATGCTTCTTCAAGCATTTTCTTGATGTAAGTAGTCTTTCCTGCACCTAAAAATCCTGAAATTATATCAATCTTTGTCATATTAAAAACCTCTCTTTTCCAAAGAATATATTATAAACCCACTAACGAAATATGATAGCACAGAATTGTGAAAAGTTCTATAGTTATCATTGTATTAATTGTGTACAATTATTTATATATTCTTTGGAAAATGGATACAAAAAAAGGTTGCCTATTACTAGGCAACCTAAAGTATCTAGTTCATTTCATCAAGAGCGACTCTTTCGATATGCATCGCTAAGTACCCGATTTCCGCCTGGTGAATTTCTTTTCCCAAGCTCTTTCCTAGCTCTTTACATATCTTCTGAGACATCTTAAATGAATTAGCAGCAGAGGCGTTGATATAATCGTTCATATCAAGTTTAATCACCTCGCCATTCATAGTTCGGGCAATCATGTATCTTATATGATTCAACAACCTATTATAGGACAATGAAGTTGTGTCTATCTTTTTTCCCGTTTCCTTCTCTACCATGGTGACACATTCTCGGACAGCCTCAGCCATTTGCATAGCAGACGAAACTGCCTGATCCATAATAGATGAATGTATATGCAAAGCTATATATCCGATTTCGTCGTCGGTAAGCTCTACGTCAAGACGCTCCTTCAAAAGACCTTTAGCGTTTTCTGCCACTTTATATTCAGCGTGGAACAAAACTCTAATGTCGTCCGTTAAGGGGTTTCTAAGTTGCTCATTGTTTTTGCTACGTTTAACGGCAAATTCAATGTGGTCAGCCAAAGGCAACATAACGTCTCTGTCGATTGTCTTAAATGCTGCCTCCGCTCTGTCCAGAATCTCATTTGCGATTTCAAGATATACAGGGTCAATACTAGTTGCTAATTCCTTTTTTCCACCACGTTCGGTAGATTCTTTTAAGGAATAAACCTTATGTTCTTCTGATACTTCTATCGTTTCACTAACATGCTTGCCGAAGCCAATTCCCTTGCCCATAATAAGGTACTCTTGGGTCGTATTATCCAAGATGCCAATCAGCGCATTGTGATTTAGAACTTTTTCAACTCTATACATCTGATCTCCTAAATACATTTACTCATAAAAGTCTACTGCGAGTAAATCCTCTCCTGCTTTAATTGAACCATCGCCGATACGACGAAGCTTCTGATTACTCTTAAGCTCTGTGCAAAGAACTGGAGTAGCGATTGAAGGTGCATTCTTTGAGATGAAATCTAAATCAGCTTCCATCAATACATCACCCTTCTTAACCTGCTGTCCAGCCTTAACAAGTACGTTAAAGCCTTCGCCCTTAAGCTTAACTGTATCAATACCAAAGTGAAGTAGCATAGCTACATCATCATCTGTCTTGAATCCGATTGCGTGATTTGTATCGAATACGAATACAACTGTACCATCAGCTGGAGCGTAAACCTTTCCATCTGCTGGTGTGATAACAGCGCCATCACCCATCATCTTCTGCGCAAAAACCTCATCTGGAGTCTCTGATAAATCAGCTGCTGTACCAGTAAGTGGACTGCCAAGAACTACTGTCTTAACAAGCTTTCCTGTTGGCTCAGCTGTCTCTTCTGCCTTAGCCTCTTCAGCTACTGCCTCGTTAGCCCCATTATATTCTTCATTTGGAGCAGTCTCAAGATAATCTTCAAGATTTGACTTGATAACTGTAACGTGTGGTCCATAAATAATCTGAACGCCGTTACCCTTGTGAACTACACCTGAAGCACCTGTGCTCTTAAGTAAAGCATCGTTTACAAGCTCTGGCTTGAAAACTGTACAACGAAGTCTTGTAGCGCAGCAGTCAACATCAGAGATGTTCTTCTTGCCGCCGAGACCATTTGTGATCTTTGCAGAAGTCTCGTCAGAAACTGACTCTTTCTTTGCATTGTAATCACTACGTCTGTAAAGCTTAACTTCCTCTTCTGCGTCTCTACCTGGTGTCTTAAGATCAAACTTCTTAATAAGGAAGCTAAATAAGAAATAATATACTACAAAATAACCTACTCCGACAATAGGTACCCAAATCCAGCTTGTTCTAGCATTGCCTGGAAGAATACCGAAAAGTGTTAAGTCGATAAGACCACCTGAGAATGTCATACCAACACCAACACCGCACATATGCATAAGCATGTATGCTGCACCTGCAAATACACAGTGGATACCGTAAAGAGCTGGAGCTACGAATAAGAATGTAAACTCGATTGGCTCAGTGATACCTGTAAGCATAGATGTAAGTGCTGCTGAAAGAAGAAGTCCACCAACTTCCTTTCTCTTCTCTGGAAGAGCTGTACGATACATAGCAAGAGCTGCTCCAGGAAGACCAAAAATCATAAGTGGGAACTTTCCTGACATAAATCTT
It contains:
- a CDS encoding CobW family GTP-binding protein, translated to MTKIDIISGFLGAGKTTYIKKMLEEAYKGEKVVLIENEFGEVGIDGGFLKDAGITISEMNSGCICCSLVGDFDKNLHEVLEKFSPDRILIEPSGVGKLSDVMTSVIKLEDTADVKLTGLVTVVNALKASKQMKAFGEFFNNQIEFATTVVLSRSQTATEDQLEFCVKQIQKLNPKAAIITTPWDEISGEKLLSVMEGQDNLASEMKHLAEEAHEHEEEEHEHEHHHDHDHDHDHEEHEHHHDHDHDHEEHEHHHDHDHDHEEHEHHHHHEHDENCTCGCHDHEHHHHADEVFNTWGIETPHKFEKSTIEKAMKAFADTTDYGTIIRSKGMVEDVNGGWIYFDFVDGEYELRAGDPDYTGRLVVIGADIDEHKVEELFGL
- a CDS encoding PRD domain-containing protein yields the protein MYRVEKVLNHNALIGILDNTTQEYLIMGKGIGFGKHVSETIEVSEEHKVYSLKESTERGGKKELATSIDPVYLEIANEILDRAEAAFKTIDRDVMLPLADHIEFAVKRSKNNEQLRNPLTDDIRVLFHAEYKVAENAKGLLKERLDVELTDDEIGYIALHIHSSIMDQAVSSAMQMAEAVRECVTMVEKETGKKIDTTSLSYNRLLNHIRYMIARTMNGEVIKLDMNDYINASAANSFKMSQKICKELGKSLGKEIHQAEIGYLAMHIERVALDEMN
- a CDS encoding GTP-binding protein, with translation MAKDIPVYVFTGFMDSGKTTLIQETLFENDFTQGGDDKILILSCEDGDVEYDIEKLKTINAKVATIESEDEFNLENLTKISKEYDPDVVFLEYNGTWGVDHIYDEPLPEGWVPAQSLATVDATTFENYLNNMRTMMMEQLFKAEVVIFNRCTDATPKSKFRGQIKSMNRPAQIVYERADGSIDDTPEELPFDLNADVIEISDADYALWFMDCMDSPKKYDGKTVHFTGLVYNPNDGKLRRDVFIPGRFAMTCCVEDIQFLGMKCKWDKASTLGHRSWIDITATIKVEFAKEYKGKGPVLYPVSVEPTEKPEDELVYFS
- a CDS encoding sulfide/dihydroorotate dehydrogenase-like FAD/NAD-binding protein — translated: MYQILKKEMLSDKIYLMVVKAPRVASGCLPGQFIIVKIDEEGERIPLTICDYDRNEGTVTIVFQTVGASTERMALLNEGDAFDDFVGPLGQPSELCIEANLEETKKKKIVFIAGGVGTAPVYPQVKWLKEHGVDSTVIIGARTKDILFYEDEMRAVATELYLATDDGSYGFHGNGCQQLQALIDEGKSFDHCVAIGPMIMMKFVCLLTKELGIPTVVSMNPIMVDGTGMCGACRLVVGDEVKFACVDGPEFDGHLVDFDQAMARAKQYKTEEGRALLKLQEGDTHHGGCGNCGGDK
- a CDS encoding PTS transporter subunit IIABC, coding for MKDKIFAVLQRVGRSFMLPIAILPVAGLLLGIGGSFTNETMLETYHLTKALGPGTVGNAILTVMSDAGNIVFANLPIIFAIGVAIGMAKKEKEVAALAAAIAFLIMHASIGAMITIHGGPEALLEGATTSVCGITSLQMGVFGGMIVGLGVASLHNKYYKIQLPQVLSFFGGTRFVPIVSGLVYTLVGIVMFFVWPFVQQGIYAVGAVVLDSGYFGTWVYGLMERLLIPFGLHHVFYLPFWQTAVGGTLEVGGQVIEGAQNIFFAQLADPTVDHFAVSATRFMSGKFPLMIFGLPGAALAMYRTALPEKRKEVGGLLLSAALTSMLTGITEPIEFTFLFVAPALYGIHCVFAGAAYMLMHMCGVGVGMTFSGGLIDLTLFGILPGNARTSWIWVPIVGVGYFVVYYFLFSFLIKKFDLKTPGRDAEEEVKLYRRSDYNAKKESVSDETSAKITNGLGGKKNISDVDCCATRLRCTVFKPELVNDALLKSTGASGVVHKGNGVQIIYGPHVTVIKSNLEDYLETAPNEEYNGANEAVAEEAKAEETAEPTGKLVKTVVLGSPLTGTAADLSETPDEVFAQKMMGDGAVITPADGKVYAPADGTVVFVFDTNHAIGFKTDDDVAMLLHFGIDTVKLKGEGFNVLVKAGQQVKKGDVLMEADLDFISKNAPSIATPVLCTELKSNQKLRRIGDGSIKAGEDLLAVDFYE
- a CDS encoding TetR/AcrR family transcriptional regulator, with amino-acid sequence MNERILEGALKVFREKGPKFTMDDIASEMKMSKKTIYTIFTDKNELMCEMMNFAFDLIKESEDKIYYDNSLTRIEKIRSILSVLPESYYGFEYTAMHQLATKYPKAYEIMQERLDSGWDKTLDLLKGGIAEGEIREIDLNIFKLMYEACVEQLLMGDFLQGSSKDYPTALAEVVDVMVDGIIVKGK
- the gltA gene encoding NADPH-dependent glutamate synthase, which codes for MADMMVRVPISEQDPKVRATNFDEVCLGYTEEEAVAEASRCLNCKNPKCVGGCPVSINIPAFIEQVKNRNFERAYEIISESSALPAVCGRVCPQESQCEGQCVRGIKGEAVAIGKLERFVADWARENGIKPKNTSTPNGHKVAVIGSGPSGLTAAGDLAKAGYDVTVFEALHEMGGVLVYGIPEFRLPKDKVVKAEVENVKALGVKFEKNVIIGRSITIDELIEKEGFEAVFIGSGAGLPMFMHIPGEQANGVFSANEFLTRNNLMKAFKEGYDTPIARGKKVVVVGGGNVAMDAARTALRLGAEVHVVYRRSEAELPARAEEVHHAKEEGVIFDLLQNPVEILVNEEGAVRGCKIIKMELGEPDASGRRRPVEIPGSEYEIECDTVIMSLGTSPNPLISSTTAGLETNKKGCLIATEDGATTKTGVYAGGDAVTGAATVILAMGAGKTAAAAIDKYFQSK